The Macrobrachium nipponense isolate FS-2020 chromosome 16, ASM1510439v2, whole genome shotgun sequence DNA window AATACAAATTAGTCCTGGAGAAAGAGACACAGAGAGCCGTACATTGTGTGAAGAAAGATGAGAAAGGTCCAATTAGGAGAAACATATCAGGCAGCATAGACCCGCATGCCACTACAAGCAACAATACTCGATTGATTTACAATTCTAGTAATAATGATACATATAACAAGGTAGCCTCAAGAACTAGATAAACAGGTCTAACACTCGTGAGCGGTAGCAAAATAGGACGTCACTGACGCCCGTCTTGCCTCCGTGTGGTATTAAATCTGCCTTTGCTACATGAACCTAGTCAGTCGGCTTAGTTTGAAATTGCACTTGGAAGCAAAAAGGTTCTTGGTTTTCATTTCTCAGTTTACGGTTGTAATAACTAAGTGAATAACACCAAAGGACAAGGTATAAGTTTCTTCAGATTTCCTAAAGAAAGTGAATTCTAAAGTTCCTTTTAAAAATCCATGCACAGATAAGAGTGTATTTGCATTTGCTGATGCGCCTCACATGAGGAAGAATTTTATGGAACATAGATTTCACACAGAAAAGGGAGATTTTATTTCATCTGCTTTAGTACAAGAAATGTTGGATAAAACAGCAATTGAATACAATTTAACACCAAAACTGATTCAAATGTGCCAGGAACTCAAAGGCAACATGTAAATTATGCAGCCCAGTTATTGTCCAAAACATGTGCACTACTGTAAAGCTTCCAGGAGAAAAGGGTTTAATTTAATCCCAAGAGTGGTTGGTGACAGTTGATTTCACAGATGTAGAAATGACTTGATCTGATGAATTCCAGTGAAAGGGATGGAGATGGGAATGCCTATGGTGTGGTTATAATCTACTAGAAAGAAATTTTAGTTAGGATAGTACACAAGATGAGAACTATGAGTGAAAGGTTATGCAGGTCGTTATCTAAGTTTTCAGAAAGGTATTATTTTCTCTAGCAAATTTTTGAGTGGACTATTTGATATGTTTAGCTTTTTATACAGCTTAGGTTATATAATGATCTAGATGATGGATCAGGACTGCTTGGAACCTTTTTTTGGATCAGTTAGCTAGATGCATGGTCCTCATGAATACCCCAATACTTTTAGTTGCAAGTATCGACTCTGATCCGTTTTATCTGTGGTGCATCACTATGCCGTGACctggaaaatgaattaaaagcCACAATCATGTACTATATGATAGTGAATTTCTCCAAATTACAAAAAGGTTTGAAACAGGCAACTTTCGATCGTTGGCGCCACAGTCGAAAGCTCCCAGTTTTTCTAACTTttcgtattttgaaaaatacatcatCAATACATTATTGTATCTTTCAACTAATGATCCCTTTTGTTAGGGAAGGAACCGCCCATCCCGAGACCCGTTGTGGGCCTCGcccacctgtcccaggacacgCTGAAGGCTTCATACGCCAGTCCCGGGACACTCAGCAGACAtcacccgcccatcccaggacacgtggcaggccttgCCCACCCGTACCAGGACACGATGGCGGGCCTGACCCAACCGTTCCaggacacctggcaggcctcggccgcctgtcccaggacatgcTGAAGGCCTCATACGCCAGTCCCGGGACACTCGGCAGTCCTGACCCgctcgtcccgggacacgtgacAGGCCTTGCCCACCCGTACCAGGATACAATGGTGGGCCTgacccacccgtcccaggacaccaGGCAGGCCTCGGCCGCCTGTCCCATGACCCATGGCGGGTCCCACCCACCCATCCTGGAACACCTGATGGCCTCGCCCGCCAGTACCAGGACACAATGGCGGGCTCGCCTGCCCATCCTGAAACCCGTGGCAGGCCTCAGCCGCCCATCCCGTGACCCATGGCAGGCCCCGCCCACCCATCCCTGGGGCCCCACCTGCCCATTCCAGGACCCATGGGGGCcctcgcccacccatcccagggCTCCTGGCAGGCCGCGCACACTTGTTCTAGGACCCCTGACGGGCCTCACTcacgtggtgggcctcgcctgcccgtcccaggacccatggTGGGACTCATGGCGAGCTTCGCCTACACGTCCTGGAACACATGGTGGATCTTGGGACCCCTCCCAGGCCTTGcacacccgtcccgggacccctggCGGACCTCGACTGCCCATCCCGCGACCCGTGACAGGCCCCAgccacccgtcccaggaccctcGGCAAGCCTCGcacaccaatttctccttcgctcctcgcagctgtcgaacctcatcttccagctggtcgttccgttcgccctggatatcggtcttcctctccagcgactccagaTGACGATTTCGTTCCTCTAGAAGGTATGTCAGCTCGTTCCGCTTGAGTTTCACAGCCTGAAATTCACTCTGGAGTCCATACTTTTTCTTCGTGAGGTCTTACACTTTCTTCTGCAGGCGCTGGAACCTGACCTCgaggtctttcctgtcggattcccaCTTGTCGGTTgcgtctttttgttcctggatgagcctcgccatccatGCCGCTTTTTCGGTCTCTGCCAACTGCCCAatcagttcccttatcctctcacataggacATCATTTCTTTGCCCAATTTCCTTCGTgttgtccttcagctgctgattttcgtCTGTCATCTTGAGGATCTTttcttccagctgccgtttctaTATCTTCTcgtgatcgttctccttcagaaacaagTTTCAGCTTCAAGCGAGTGGGCGCtgtcttgccaggcctgctgttgcaacacctccttagtaatctggatcacacgagtgcgttcttcccttccgcccgccttctgaatctcttcattgtagtAGAACCCTCTGTTGCAGTTGAAGAATTATCccgtccaagttcacctgctgcactggatggtgtctcgcaaggctacaattctctcgttcacttccttttccttgggctgttcagctccatcatcagcaGTCAGGAGGAAGGGGGGTAGGGGTGAGAGGGGGTttgggttgggagggggggaaGATGCGTCTATTTCAAAGACTCCTGAGAACAAAACCGGTCGCTGCTTAAtcgtgtttataaatatatatcatatatatatatatatatatatatatatatatatatatatatatcagacaaaaGTTTTAAtggttcaatttttttgtttataaaaaaaatttttcaattattaggtTTAATATCTATTTGATTATTCagcatatgatttttattattcttatgttttacttttattaattttatttctatggTTTTCCCGTATTCTTTTTTAGATATCTAAAAATTTCCAGTGAATAGGAAGCCACAGTTAACAAGATGAATATTCCTgagttagacttctctccgtattttgaacaacatctggacaacaacgtcccaacaacaaGCTGAAGTGTGTTACCTGCAGGCTGCAGAAGCcatacccagttcatatactctctctttctctctctcttgatttttccttgattttctacattttacaagagatatttcgaatcattaaaatatagcaggaaatcatctgaaagatttttaattgtgccttgtctcttggtgttataaatctctctctctctctctctctctctctctctctctctctctctctctctctctctctctctctctcgctttcttttaACGTGGATAAGTGTAAACAAATAACACTCATGaaataaaatccacaaaacagtgcataaaagctgaaaagaaggcacagaaactggtgagatacataaagaggcagttcaaatacagaaacaacgaaacggtgctgcagctcaacacatcaatagttagacctcatcttgaatatgcagtacagttttggtcaccaacactaagaaaagacataaatagattagaaggggtacaagcaagtgccacaaagttaattccatccatcaggcaaataggttaccgaagacgactagagagcctaaaaatgtatgacctagaaacacgacgattgcgaggaaaactaatagaaacatttaaaatactgaaaggcataacaaaagtagacagtaacctatttacgttaaacgataaccagacaagaGATAATGATGGAAACTAGAAATGAAGAGATACAaaacatcccactgtgggaacttctttacatataagatatgtacacatggaataaactgccaccagaagttgtaaacagcaacagtgtggaagagtttaaaagaaagctagacaaaatcattaagacactgtgaatgaacagtaaaacctgctactacagataagtgagcacacgatgtcttctcggatggactaacaagtctttgagacattctaatccttgtaactccttgtaacgccttgtaactctctctctctctctctctctctctctctctctctctctgtacggaAGCTCTCAAGTTTGTAAGAGCATTTGGGATTTTTTGCagtatgtatcttttttttctgatctttctctctctctctctctccacatgcgggatttttttcatcttatctattaaaataaatttagggattttcctttatttaccattttgtctataagaaaaacaatactaactacaggcgggcaattggaacagggaaaaataaccatttttctaaGCAAAGTTTTATTTTGATAGAATTTTACAAGATAACTAAAACATacaattctaaatgaattagacgagacatcaagagaaataatattatatattatatatatatatatatatatatatatatatatatatatatatattaactactcaaccataatgattttcaaaaaaactaaataaaggtaagtttttatattttttaaatttatatgatatggatacaaagaaagggtaaacaaagaaatttttattataaattttgtctatataaaagtaaaaaaaagatattagtaAAATTTAATGAGACCATAACTTGGTTCGTAAATTGAAATGCAATATAGAATTCTATAAAGTAGAAAATCCTAACAACTATATTTCTATTTAAGGCCAAATGACACTAGACTCACTATGACTGACGTCAAAAATAGGTCCAGCTCTATTTGTGACTTGACTCGACGCGACGTGACGTCACTCGATGCATGCGTGTGAACGGATTCTTTCAAAGGCCCATAGAAAGCAGTGTTAAACTGGGTTGGCGATTCACGGTGAGTCATGAATTAGAGTGACCCGACgcaacgcatttggtgtgaacgctGCTCAACGCACCCTAAAACAAGATCTAGATATTGGGTAGCCTAACCTAAGCGTTCTAATTTGGACGTCTGAAcacacccccttccccctcccacaaCCCACTGCTTTCGGATTTGTATAAacaatttattacaaatattcataTTGTTTTTACCTTACTTTGTTTTGGCAGATTATAAACATCACTCACTTACACTTTCCCAGTGATATAAAAAGGTGTTGGATTAAGTCAAAATAAGTTAAACAACGTCCAGAGAAACAAAATCATAACATCAACATCCGACGACGTCTACTTTTATATCTTCAATCACTACTAGGTAATTGGATATATAACTGAACATCTCATATAACAGGTCTTATGCAGGTCTTACTTACCTTCATGATTGCAAAGTTACATCCTTACTTAAGAAATGAAAGTTACACGTCACCACATGTGATAATAAATCGAAAACTAGTCTTCAAGGCAGAAACAATGCGAACGAGACTGGTAGCAATGTCTGATGACGTATATTATTTTCCTCGTTTTCCTCTAaagatattccattttctttgaGTTCCCAATAAATATCATAGAAAACTTTATTTGTATGGTATACCAGTTAATTATTTTGTTCATCCCTATTGCTTCATTcgtgtgtttatttcttttaatttcttgttattttatcGGTTTATGCAAGGATTAACTACTGCATCCTTTAAATATGGTGACACAGAAATCTAAAGGATAAACTTCATTA harbors:
- the LOC135195369 gene encoding uncharacterized protein LOC135195369, with product MIPFVREGTAHPETRCGPRPPVPGHAEGFIRQSRDTQQTSPAHPRTRGRPCPPVPGHDGGPDPTVPGHLAGLGRLSQDMLKASYASPGTLGSPDPLVPGHVTGLAHPYQDTMVGLTHPSQDTRQASAACPMTHGGSHPPILEHLMASPASTRTQWRARLPILKPVAGLSRPSRDPWQAPPTHPWGPTCPFQDPWGPSPTHPRAPGRPRTLVLGPLTGLTHVVGLACPSQDPWWDSWRASPTRPGTHGGSWDPSQALHTRPGTPGGPRLPIPRPVTGPSHPSQDPRQASHTNFSFAPRSCRTSSSSWSFRSPWISVFLSSDSR